Proteins encoded in a region of the Anopheles aquasalis chromosome 2, idAnoAquaMG_Q_19, whole genome shotgun sequence genome:
- the LOC126581018 gene encoding ABC transporter G family member 20 has protein sequence MTAVEVISGYKYYGKASDPNKKIVLNHLNMSVTRGSIYGLLGASGCGKTTLLSCIVGRKFLNDGEISVLGGTPGTAGSGVPGPRIGYMPQDIALVEEFSIKETIYYFGRLYGMSKEKIRERYKLLKHLLELPADDRYVGNCSGGQQRRVSFAAAMVHEPELLILDEPTVGLDPILREKIWHYLVETTSTNKMAVIITTHYIEEAKQAGCIGLMRNGILLAEDSPVNILERFSCNTLEEAFLNLCQKHGPSEEADRTTHKTHSLRAIGDVQDVKKIIPSLTTANDKKPADGGMFSEKGKPLTKTIKELVSFTNRRRMNALLSKNYLQMVRQPAGLVFLFLYPIFQLVSFYIAIGGNPKELRLGIVNDELANIRQCFNESLINTYYHDDYDCDLYKVSCRFLEKLNRSVAIQEYYETYEDAYRDARKGKILGFIHFSENFTESLQDVRDNVRDANDGSFHTSEIKVYLDKTDQQITFFIEKKLLETYREFAESIMDDCQLPRQLASVPIKFQTPVYGSLDEEFTDFMAPGVVMTMIFFLATLITATIFITDRLEGVWDRTIVAGITALELLLAHIITQTTIMLLQCLEIILLATFLFDAQNHGSNITVVGLLMLLGFAGMLYGLLISIFCDAHSTANFMATGSFYPMIILCGILWPLEGMPQYLQYVAYCFPFTVPSIAVRNVLTKGWSITNSQVYMGYGAVGVWIIGLLLLCLLGLKIKK, from the exons CTATGGACTGCTGGGAGCCTCTGGTTGCGGCAAGACAACACTGCTCTCCTGTATAGTGGGGAGGAAATTCCTAAATGATGGCGAAATCAGTGTTCTCGGCGGTACACCCGGAACGGCTGGTTCGGGTGTACCAGGACCACGGATCGGCTATATGCCCCAAGACATAGCGCTCGTCGAGGAGTTCAGCATCAAGGAAACGATTTACTACTTTGGCCGATTGTACGGCATGTCGAAGGAGAAAATACGGGAGCGGTACAAACTGTTGAAGCATCTTCTGGAACTCCCGGCCGACGATCG ATACGTTGGCAACTGCAGTGGCGGTCAGCAGCGACGAGTTTCGTTCGCAGCGGCCATGGTTCACGAACCGGAGCTACTGATCCTGGATGAGCCGACCGTCGGGTTGGATCCGATTTTGCGCGAAAAAATCTGGCACTATCTAGTGGAAACGACAAGtacaaacaaaatggctgTGATCATAACGACCCACTACATCGAGGAAGCCAAACAGGCCGGATGC ATTGGGTTGATGCGAAACGGAATTCTTCTGGCAGAAGACTCGCCGGTCAACATTCTGGAGCGGTTCTCCTGCAACACCCTGGAGGAAGCCTTTCTTAATCTGTGCCAAAAGCACGGTCCCTCCGAAGAGGCGGACCGCACGACACACAAGACACACTCACTGCGCGCCATCGGTGACGTCCAGGACGTCAAGAAGATAATTCCCTCGCTGACGACGGCGAACGACAAGAAGCCCGCGGATGGGGGCATGTTTAGCGAGAAGGGAAAGCCACTGACCAAGACCATCAAGGAGTTGGTTAGCTTCACGAACCGGCGGCGCATGAATGCCTTGTTGTCGAAGAACTACCTTCAGATGGTCCGACAGCCGGC TGGCTTGGTTTTCCTGTTTCTGTACCCCATCTTTCAACTGGTAAGTTTCTACATCGCGATCGGTGGCAACCCGAAGGAGCTACGGCTAGGCATCGTGAACGACGAGCTGGCCAACATCCGGCAGTGCTTTAATGAGTCGCTTATCAACACCTACTACCACGACGACTACGACTGTGATCTGTATAAAGTGTCCTGTAGGTTTCTGGAAAAGTTGAACCGAAGTGTCGCGATACAG GAGTATTATGAAACGTACGAGGACGCCTATCGGGATGCACGGAAGGGCAAGATCCTAGGGTTTATCCACTTTTCGGAAAACTTCACCGAATCGCTGCAGGACGTGCGGGACAATGTACGGGACGCGAATGATGGTTCGTTCCATACGTCCGAGATCAAGGTGTACCTGGATAAGACCGATCAGCAGATAACGTTCTTCATCGAGAAAAAGCTGCTGGAAACGTACCGTGAGTTTGCCGAAAGCATCATGGACGATTGCCAGTTGCCCCGGCAGCTGGCCAGCGTTCCCATCAAATTCCAGACCCCCGTGTACGGCTCGTTAGACGAGGAGTTCACCGACTTCATGGCACCGGGTGTGGTGATGAC AATGATCTTTTTCCTGGCGACGCTAATTACGGCCACCATTTTCATCACCGATCGGCTGGAGGGAGTGTGGGATCGAACGATCGTGGCAG GTATCACCGCGCTCGAGCTACTACTGGCACACATCATTACGCAAACGACCATTATGTTGCTGCAGTGCCTGGAGATCATTCTTCTAGCCACGTTTCTGTTTGATGCACAAAACCATGGTAGCAATATCACCGTCGTGgggttgctgatgctgctcggtttTGCCGGCATGCTGTACG GTCTACTCATATCGATCTTTTGTGACGCTCATTCGACGGCCAACTTTATGGCGACCGGTAGCTTCTATCCGATGATCATTCTTTGTG GTATTCTATGGCCATTGGAAGGTATGCCACAGTATCTGCAGTACGTGGCGTACTGCTTCCCCTTTACCGTGCCCTCGATAGCGGTTCGGAATGTGCTCACGAAGGGTTGGAGCATAACCAATTCCCAGGTTTACATGGGTTACGGTGCCGTCGGCGTGTGGATCATTGGTCtacttttgctttgcttgttAGGATTGAAGATTAAGAAGTAA
- the LOC126581017 gene encoding biorientation of chromosomes in cell division protein 1-like 1 isoform X2: MVEDPHFIDMMVQELKSQGLFDQFRKECLADVDTKPAYQNLRQRVEGSVNKFLAEQEWSDNIRHKNQLREQLRKNIIDSGYLDTGVERIVDQVVNPKISTIFHPKVEELVYNYLGIEKPKSSVNGNESARGESLLEDLEAVSPDSDKKSEGSLTPPQPATETEHMEVDMEIDDDDVEEEVDDSKEQDDFESPAFEPLEVRSPSKLKEEANDSNSSAISGLTSQESVESDKNEQTPVAEKSAEDTAIGAANDDQESKENAVTKDSDFSQEIGPTNDSQLSQVSSNSQLLPVTEQSASDDMERSEENERLDITEEAQMPTLFSSHSPNKKTDSSDSQTGDQTEGKKITFDFDKEGYEFVGTGRSSAIAGAAEESPDRSQRDQQEADESTSQRTTTEETKDMAPVNFSTQDDTSSLSEHSLKICEDSISDNDTKESRSVDGRSSQQKSAPKVQKLSDASSCSVNDEADPKPTPVSPAKDENHDKAETEKIQSTEDQAETEAKEQQSCEERASQESAKETDDKVKAEHEDDDHYQEHLKQRGNRRPSDKDSDGDGEEKSKPSGESATSGAGETVVEKAEDTKTDQEKAISASEGCTDRTLELEMLRGTVTPTRECGRLDSSSSGIQSGDDSEKSPEMLKHAAKPESIVLPVQPVVIDQMLTNVDENKLEQLLNGEALTNDETLGSIQKEWQALKKAKKPKFASNFTEARRLMKVRKQIEREEQKRREKTLALAKKYINESKTYGGQMEDQGIELEFVCHDQRESPGPTISSPIPPTSTDQTEQIQAATTNKSVEQTDLANSSDAELHFFPEPREVFKTNEKMLQVLRSKTNGVTFPRSFKIQHFKTQIFTLTVSAASRKGVKRTATSPSPAVSGAKTKRMAATPGKSVSNGIPTKLKLEAEDTNLALRKQRSIKNGHTQRLLSKSTPPSVGTDV, encoded by the exons ATGGTCGAGGATCCGCACTTCATCGATATGATGGTGCAAGAGCTGAAATCTCAGGGCCTTTTCGATCAGTTCCGGAAAGAGTGCCTGGCCGACGTGGACACGAAGCCCGCGTACCAGAACCTACGTCAGCGAGTGGAGGGATCGGTAAACAAGTTCCTGGCGGAACAGGAATGGTCTGATAATATACGGCACAAAAATCAGCTAAGAGAACAGCTCCGCAAAAATATCATAGA CTCCGGTTACCTCGATACCGGGGTCGAGCGGATCGTGGACCAAGTGGTAAACCCGAAGATATCTACCATTTTTCACCCAAAGGTAGAGGAGCTGGTGTACAACTATCTCGGTATCGAGAAACCGAAATCCTCGGTGAATGGCAACGAGAGCGCTCGTGGCGAATCGCTGCTGGAAGATCTAGAGGCGGTAAGTCCAGATTCTGATAAGAAATCGGAGGGCAGCTTAACACCACCCCAGCCGGCAACGGAGACGGAGCACATGGAAGTGGACATggagattgatgatgatgacgtggAAGAGGAAGTTGATGATTCGAAGGAACAAGATGACTTCGAGTCGCCGGCCTTTGAACCGCTGGAAGTTCGTTCTCCGAGCAAGTTGAAGGAGGAAGCCAACGACTCAAACTCTTCGGCCATCAGCGGCTTGACCTCCCAAGAGTCGGTGGAAAGTGACAAAAATGAGCAAACGCCCGTGGCAGAGAAATCAGCCGAGGACACTGCGATCGGGGCTGCAAACGACGATCAGGAATCGAAGGAGAACGCCGTCACCAAAGACTCCGATTTTAGTCAAGAGATTGGCCCGACGAATGACTCTCAGCTGTCGCAGGTTTCGAGCAATAGTCAGTTGCTACCCGTTACGGAACAGTCCGCGTCGGATGACATGGAACGATCGGAGGAGAACGAGCGTTTGGACATTACGGAAGAGGCTCAGATGCCAACGCTGTTCTCCAGTCACTCGCCCAACAAGAAAACGGATTCGTCGGATAGCCAGACCGGTGATCAAACGGAGGGCAAGAAGATTACGTTCGATTTCGATAAAGAGGGGTATGAGTTTGTTGGTACTGGACGATCATCAGCGATTGCGGGTGCGGCGGAGGAATCACCCGACCGAAGTCAACGCGACCAGCAGGAGGCAGATG AGAGTACCTCACAACGCACCACAACAGAAGAAACCAAAGATATGGCTCCAGTTAACTTTTCCACACAGGACGACACATCATCACTGTCGGAGCATTCGTTAAAAATCTGTGAAGATTCGATCAGCGACAATGACACAAAAGAATCACGATCAGTTGACGGTCGTAGTTCCCAACAGAAAAGCGCTCCGAAAGTACAGAAACTTTCAGACGCCAGTAGCTGCAGTGTAAACGATGAAGCGGACCCGAAGCCTACACCAGTAAGCCCAGCGAAAGACGAGAATCACGACAAAGCAGAAACTGAGAAGATCCAGTCTACAGAAGACCAAgcagaaaccgaagcaaaGGAGCAGCAGAGCTGTGAAGAGCGTGCTTCACAAGAGTCTGCTAAAGAAACAGATGATAAAGTGAAAGCGGAgcacgaagacgacgatcaCTACCAGGAACATTTGAAGCAACGTGGCAATCGACGGCCCAGTGACAAAGATTCCGATGGGGATGGtgaggaaaaatcgaaacctTCCGGCGAATCAGCTACATCCGGGGCAGGCGAAACCGTGGTAGAAAAGGCTGAAGATACGAAAACGGACCAGGAAAAAGCTATCTCAGCATCGGAAGGATGCACCGACAGAACACTGGAGCTGGAAATGCTACGTGGAACTGTAACACCGACGCGCGAGTGCGGTCGCTTAGACTCGTCCTCATCCGGCATTCAGTCGGGTGATGATTCGGAAAAGAGTCCCGAAATGTTGAAGCACGCGGCCAAACCTGAATCGATCGTGCTCCCTGTGCAGCCGGTCGTCATTGATCAGATGCTAACGAACGTGGATGAGAACAAGCTCGAGCAGCTGTTGAATGGTGAAGCACTGACAAACGATGAAACGCTCGGTTCGATTCAGAAAGAGTGGCAAGCGCTCAAGAAGGCAAAGAAACCCAAGTTCGCCTCCAACTTTACCGAGGCGCGGCGTCTGATGAAGGTTCGTAAGCAGATCGAGCGTGAGGAGCAAAAACGGCGTGAAAAGACGTTGGCCTTGGCGAAAAAGTACATCAACGAAAGTAAAACCTACGGTGGGCAAATGGAGGATCAAGGGATTGAGCTGGAATTCGTATGCCACGATCAGCGTGAATCGCCCGGCCCTACCATTTCGTCTCCGATCCCACCCACTTCCACCGACCAGACGGAGCAGATCCAAGCGGCCACAACCAACAAGAGCGTCGAGCAGACAGATCTAGCGAACTCGAGTGATGCCGAGCTGCACTTTTTCCCAGAACCGAGAGAGGTGtttaaaacgaacgaaaagatgCTGCAGGTTTTGCGTTCCAAAACGAACGGTGTAACGTTTCCGCGTAGCTTTAAAATTCAGCATTTCAAAACTCAAATCTTCACTCTGACCGTAAGCGCCGCAAGTAGGAAGGGAGTCAAGCGCACCGCAACATCACCTAGTCCCGCGGTAAGTGGTGCCAAGACGAAACGAATGGCGGCCACCCCCGGTAAGTCAGTATCGAACGGGATCCCGACGAAACTCAAGCTCGAGGCCGAGGATACGAATTTGGCTTTGCGGAAACAGCGTTCGATCAAAAATGGCCATACACAGCGATTATTGTCGAAAAGTACGCCACCTTCGGTAGGCACCGATGTGTGA
- the LOC126581017 gene encoding biorientation of chromosomes in cell division protein 1-like 1 isoform X1 — MVEDPHFIDMMVQELKSQGLFDQFRKECLADVDTKPAYQNLRQRVEGSVNKFLAEQEWSDNIRHKNQLREQLRKNIIDSGYLDTGVERIVDQVVNPKISTIFHPKVEELVYNYLGIEKPKSSVNGNESARGESLLEDLEAVSPDSDKKSEGSLTPPQPATETEHMEVDMEIDDDDVEEEVDDSKEQDDFESPAFEPLEVRSPSKLKEEANDSNSSAISGLTSQESVESDKNEQTPVAEKSAEDTAIGAANDDQESKENAVTKDSDFSQEIGPTNDSQLSQVSSNSQLLPVTEQSASDDMERSEENERLDITEEAQMPTLFSSHSPNKKTDSSDSQTGDQTEGKKITFDFDKEGYEFVGTGRSSAIAGAAEESPDRSQRDQQEADEESTSQRTTTEETKDMAPVNFSTQDDTSSLSEHSLKICEDSISDNDTKESRSVDGRSSQQKSAPKVQKLSDASSCSVNDEADPKPTPVSPAKDENHDKAETEKIQSTEDQAETEAKEQQSCEERASQESAKETDDKVKAEHEDDDHYQEHLKQRGNRRPSDKDSDGDGEEKSKPSGESATSGAGETVVEKAEDTKTDQEKAISASEGCTDRTLELEMLRGTVTPTRECGRLDSSSSGIQSGDDSEKSPEMLKHAAKPESIVLPVQPVVIDQMLTNVDENKLEQLLNGEALTNDETLGSIQKEWQALKKAKKPKFASNFTEARRLMKVRKQIEREEQKRREKTLALAKKYINESKTYGGQMEDQGIELEFVCHDQRESPGPTISSPIPPTSTDQTEQIQAATTNKSVEQTDLANSSDAELHFFPEPREVFKTNEKMLQVLRSKTNGVTFPRSFKIQHFKTQIFTLTVSAASRKGVKRTATSPSPAVSGAKTKRMAATPGKSVSNGIPTKLKLEAEDTNLALRKQRSIKNGHTQRLLSKSTPPSVGTDV; from the exons ATGGTCGAGGATCCGCACTTCATCGATATGATGGTGCAAGAGCTGAAATCTCAGGGCCTTTTCGATCAGTTCCGGAAAGAGTGCCTGGCCGACGTGGACACGAAGCCCGCGTACCAGAACCTACGTCAGCGAGTGGAGGGATCGGTAAACAAGTTCCTGGCGGAACAGGAATGGTCTGATAATATACGGCACAAAAATCAGCTAAGAGAACAGCTCCGCAAAAATATCATAGA CTCCGGTTACCTCGATACCGGGGTCGAGCGGATCGTGGACCAAGTGGTAAACCCGAAGATATCTACCATTTTTCACCCAAAGGTAGAGGAGCTGGTGTACAACTATCTCGGTATCGAGAAACCGAAATCCTCGGTGAATGGCAACGAGAGCGCTCGTGGCGAATCGCTGCTGGAAGATCTAGAGGCGGTAAGTCCAGATTCTGATAAGAAATCGGAGGGCAGCTTAACACCACCCCAGCCGGCAACGGAGACGGAGCACATGGAAGTGGACATggagattgatgatgatgacgtggAAGAGGAAGTTGATGATTCGAAGGAACAAGATGACTTCGAGTCGCCGGCCTTTGAACCGCTGGAAGTTCGTTCTCCGAGCAAGTTGAAGGAGGAAGCCAACGACTCAAACTCTTCGGCCATCAGCGGCTTGACCTCCCAAGAGTCGGTGGAAAGTGACAAAAATGAGCAAACGCCCGTGGCAGAGAAATCAGCCGAGGACACTGCGATCGGGGCTGCAAACGACGATCAGGAATCGAAGGAGAACGCCGTCACCAAAGACTCCGATTTTAGTCAAGAGATTGGCCCGACGAATGACTCTCAGCTGTCGCAGGTTTCGAGCAATAGTCAGTTGCTACCCGTTACGGAACAGTCCGCGTCGGATGACATGGAACGATCGGAGGAGAACGAGCGTTTGGACATTACGGAAGAGGCTCAGATGCCAACGCTGTTCTCCAGTCACTCGCCCAACAAGAAAACGGATTCGTCGGATAGCCAGACCGGTGATCAAACGGAGGGCAAGAAGATTACGTTCGATTTCGATAAAGAGGGGTATGAGTTTGTTGGTACTGGACGATCATCAGCGATTGCGGGTGCGGCGGAGGAATCACCCGACCGAAGTCAACGCGACCAGCAGGAGGCAGATG AAGAGAGTACCTCACAACGCACCACAACAGAAGAAACCAAAGATATGGCTCCAGTTAACTTTTCCACACAGGACGACACATCATCACTGTCGGAGCATTCGTTAAAAATCTGTGAAGATTCGATCAGCGACAATGACACAAAAGAATCACGATCAGTTGACGGTCGTAGTTCCCAACAGAAAAGCGCTCCGAAAGTACAGAAACTTTCAGACGCCAGTAGCTGCAGTGTAAACGATGAAGCGGACCCGAAGCCTACACCAGTAAGCCCAGCGAAAGACGAGAATCACGACAAAGCAGAAACTGAGAAGATCCAGTCTACAGAAGACCAAgcagaaaccgaagcaaaGGAGCAGCAGAGCTGTGAAGAGCGTGCTTCACAAGAGTCTGCTAAAGAAACAGATGATAAAGTGAAAGCGGAgcacgaagacgacgatcaCTACCAGGAACATTTGAAGCAACGTGGCAATCGACGGCCCAGTGACAAAGATTCCGATGGGGATGGtgaggaaaaatcgaaacctTCCGGCGAATCAGCTACATCCGGGGCAGGCGAAACCGTGGTAGAAAAGGCTGAAGATACGAAAACGGACCAGGAAAAAGCTATCTCAGCATCGGAAGGATGCACCGACAGAACACTGGAGCTGGAAATGCTACGTGGAACTGTAACACCGACGCGCGAGTGCGGTCGCTTAGACTCGTCCTCATCCGGCATTCAGTCGGGTGATGATTCGGAAAAGAGTCCCGAAATGTTGAAGCACGCGGCCAAACCTGAATCGATCGTGCTCCCTGTGCAGCCGGTCGTCATTGATCAGATGCTAACGAACGTGGATGAGAACAAGCTCGAGCAGCTGTTGAATGGTGAAGCACTGACAAACGATGAAACGCTCGGTTCGATTCAGAAAGAGTGGCAAGCGCTCAAGAAGGCAAAGAAACCCAAGTTCGCCTCCAACTTTACCGAGGCGCGGCGTCTGATGAAGGTTCGTAAGCAGATCGAGCGTGAGGAGCAAAAACGGCGTGAAAAGACGTTGGCCTTGGCGAAAAAGTACATCAACGAAAGTAAAACCTACGGTGGGCAAATGGAGGATCAAGGGATTGAGCTGGAATTCGTATGCCACGATCAGCGTGAATCGCCCGGCCCTACCATTTCGTCTCCGATCCCACCCACTTCCACCGACCAGACGGAGCAGATCCAAGCGGCCACAACCAACAAGAGCGTCGAGCAGACAGATCTAGCGAACTCGAGTGATGCCGAGCTGCACTTTTTCCCAGAACCGAGAGAGGTGtttaaaacgaacgaaaagatgCTGCAGGTTTTGCGTTCCAAAACGAACGGTGTAACGTTTCCGCGTAGCTTTAAAATTCAGCATTTCAAAACTCAAATCTTCACTCTGACCGTAAGCGCCGCAAGTAGGAAGGGAGTCAAGCGCACCGCAACATCACCTAGTCCCGCGGTAAGTGGTGCCAAGACGAAACGAATGGCGGCCACCCCCGGTAAGTCAGTATCGAACGGGATCCCGACGAAACTCAAGCTCGAGGCCGAGGATACGAATTTGGCTTTGCGGAAACAGCGTTCGATCAAAAATGGCCATACACAGCGATTATTGTCGAAAAGTACGCCACCTTCGGTAGGCACCGATGTGTGA